GTCGATGATCTCGTTCGTGGTGCCCGCAACGGCGATGTCGGCATCGGTGCGGTCCTCGAGGGCGGCGACGAGTGCGCCGACGACGGCGGGGTCGGTCACCGTTCCGGTCGAGGGGTGGAAGGGGTAGTGCGCGTCGGGGACGAGGGTGATCTCCTCGGCCGTTTCGAGGTCAGTTTCGTCCGAGAGCGCCGACTCGAGCAGCGTCTGCACCGGCGTCTCGAGGGAGGCCATCCGGGCGTCGAGATCCGGAATCCAGCTGCCGCGCCGATCGCCGCGGTCGACGGCGGCCGCGCGAACGGGTCCGGTCACGTCATCACCTCCGGCGCGAGTTCCTCGCGATCGGTCCGGTCGGCCAGTTCGTAGGCCGTCTCCGCCAGTTCGAGCGTCCGGCGGCCGACCTCGCCGTCGACCGGCGGCGCCTCGCCCTCGCGGATCGCCTCGAGGAAATCGTCGAGCGCCCGATAGTGGGCCTGCAGGTAGAACGTCGGGCCGAAAACGTCGCGATCGAGGTCGGTCACGCGGCTCGCGACGTTCGACAGCGCGGACTTGGCCGCGTCCGCGTAGAAGTTGTTCGGCAGGTGGTCCCGGTTGCTGATCGTTCCGGTGATGCCCTCGAGGCGGAGCCGGGTGTTCACTTCGGGGAGTTGCTCCCACTGGTAGGAGCCGCAGTGGAGCGTGATCGTCGTCTCCGTCTCGGGCGCCCGCATCATGACCGTCGCCGCGTCCTCGACCGGCACGTCAAGCGTTTCGCCCGTAGCTGCGCTTTCGATCTCGAGGTCGCCGAACAGCCACTCGAGGACGTCGAAGCAGTGAATGCCGAGCTCAAGCAGGGAGCCGCCGCCGGCCGCGTCGGGATCGAGCGGCCAGGACGCGGGCGGGTCCCGAACGGGCGGTCGACCGAGCGGCCCGTCGTTGAGCCGCGTCATCGACGCGTAGGGGACGTGGCCGACGCTGCCGTCCTCGTAGGCCTCCTTGACGCCGACGATGTCGGGCTGGTAGCGCAGCGTGTGGTCGACGCCGACGGCGATGTCGCCCTCCTCGGCGGCCTCGAGCATCCGGTCGGCTTCCGCGGTCGAGCGAGCGAACGGTTTTTCGACGAACACGTCGACGCCGGCCTCGGCGGCCCGCTCGACGGCGTCGGCGTGGAGGAACGGGGGTAAGGCGACGACCGCCGCGTCGAGGTCTTCGGCCTCGAGCAGGGCGGCGTAGTCGTCGTACGTGCGGTCCGCGCCGGCGCGTTCGGCTCGCTCGCGGTTCTCGGGAACCGCGTCGGCGGCTGCAACCACGTCGACGTCTGCCATTGCGCTCGCCGACTTCAGGTGTACCATGCCGATGTTTCCGACGCCGAGAACGCCCACGGAGAGGGAACTCGAGTCGGTCAATCGGCGCAGAACTGCGGATGACATCTGTCCGTGACAGGG
The DNA window shown above is from Halopiger xanaduensis SH-6 and carries:
- a CDS encoding Gfo/Idh/MocA family protein; amino-acid sequence: MSSAVLRRLTDSSSLSVGVLGVGNIGMVHLKSASAMADVDVVAAADAVPENRERAERAGADRTYDDYAALLEAEDLDAAVVALPPFLHADAVERAAEAGVDVFVEKPFARSTAEADRMLEAAEEGDIAVGVDHTLRYQPDIVGVKEAYEDGSVGHVPYASMTRLNDGPLGRPPVRDPPASWPLDPDAAGGGSLLELGIHCFDVLEWLFGDLEIESAATGETLDVPVEDAATVMMRAPETETTITLHCGSYQWEQLPEVNTRLRLEGITGTISNRDHLPNNFYADAAKSALSNVASRVTDLDRDVFGPTFYLQAHYRALDDFLEAIREGEAPPVDGEVGRRTLELAETAYELADRTDREELAPEVMT